From Thalassovita sp.:
GTGATGGCACTTTCACCCTCGGTATCCTCTCGGACACCGGCGGCCAGAGCGGCATGCGCTTCACGGTGAACGCCACCGGGGCGGCAGCGGATTTTGCGCTGAGTGAACTGGACACCTCAACCGACATTGAAACCCACCAGATCCGCGCCGCATCGGATGCGGTGCTGGAATATAACGGCATCACCGTGTTCCGCCCAACCAACCAGGTGGATGACCTGATTGACGGTGTGGAACTGGAACTCTTGGATGTGACCGGCGGCCCCGCCAGTGTCACCACATCGGTGGATGCCGAAGACCTGTTTGCCCGGGCCGAGGTGTTCATCGCCAAGGTCAACGAAACGCTGGAATGGCTGGACGATCAGACATCCCGCGGCGTGATCGAAGGCACCGAAGCCGGTGCGCTGGCCGGCGAAACCTCAATCGAGGGCATCAAAAATTCGCTGCGCTCCTTCCTGAGATCGGAAATCGAAGGGTTTGGCGAAGGCAGCACCTTCCTGTCCAACTTCGGCATTTCCATGCAGCGTGACGGCACGCTTGCCTTCGAAGAGGATGATCTGGGCAACAAGAAGATCGATGAGATCATTGCCAATGACCCGATGAGCCTGGCCGCCCTGTTTGAAAGCCAGGTCACCACAGACAACTCGCAAGTGGTGGTCGCAGGCCGCCCACCGTCTGACTCAACGTCCGGCACCTATCAGTTCAGCCGCGACCCCAACACCGGAACCGCCTATCTGGGCACAACCGAGGTGGTCAGCCTGTTCCCCGGTGACGGTGTGACCTTCTATATTGTGCCCTCCGGCCCGATGTCTGGTCTGTCGTTGACGGTTCCTGATGGCACCGATGAGTTTGAACTGACCTACGGGCGCAACTTCACCAGCTCTCTGATGGAACGGATCGAAGATGCGCTGGATTCCGAAAACGCCCTGAGCGTCCGCGAAGTTGAGCTGGAAAAATCCCAGGTCACCAATGAGGAGGAGCTGGAGCGGCTGGATGAAAAATATGCCACTGTTGAGGCGCGCTACCTGACCAAGTTTACCGCGATGGAACAGATGGTCACCCAGCTGAACAGCACCGGGTCT
This genomic window contains:
- the fliD gene encoding flagellar filament capping protein FliD gives rise to the protein MSDILTSLNTNGSGLNISALAKDLAGAEITPRKQIVEKRMSDTDVSISALAEARLMLQDLNSSLDVITRDPLLQTKSSSSGLNAVVADATKVAAGSESINVVALAREQVLEFKGFPSENATVQGGTVTIDFGVWTAEEPPVFYPGERPGFDMTVPEGGTLQDLAQQFDGIAGVTASVIDVGDGTFTLGILSDTGGQSGMRFTVNATGAAADFALSELDTSTDIETHQIRAASDAVLEYNGITVFRPTNQVDDLIDGVELELLDVTGGPASVTTSVDAEDLFARAEVFIAKVNETLEWLDDQTSRGVIEGTEAGALAGETSIEGIKNSLRSFLRSEIEGFGEGSTFLSNFGISMQRDGTLAFEEDDLGNKKIDEIIANDPMSLAALFESQVTTDNSQVVVAGRPPSDSTSGTYQFSRDPNTGTAYLGTTEVVSLFPGDGVTFYIVPSGPMSGLSLTVPDGTDEFELTYGRNFTSSLMERIEDALDSENALSVREVELEKSQVTNEEELERLDEKYATVEARYLTKFTAMEQMVTQLNSTGSYIEALLDAEQAAANG